The Styela clava chromosome 13, kaStyClav1.hap1.2, whole genome shotgun sequence genome has a window encoding:
- the LOC120333346 gene encoding uncharacterized protein LOC120333346: protein MRQMELNIGVHMLFLILIASLNAVLAVEVMVTVDEHGEELILDNIKYLSVKAEQVHFLSWGLNPHTGAELPDGTVEIYEVRSAYNDFRNGVQNLLCGNFMCLYGSECKMKLLEQVYSADALNRASETRSRLSQLYNEKSLDQIWSIDYVTSLIKEFSDPWGLFNYQLENENSEPSAILPITTNYFSDSEWLFVQTTYVIFNQIILSQNPIQLLDRFAGLIVMCECSHLTAGVHCEQCISNS from the exons ATGAGGCAAATGGAACTGAACATTGGAGTCCATATGCTGTTCCTCATTCTTATTGCGTCGCTGAATGCTGTGTTGGCTGTGGAAG TTATGGTCACTGTTGATGAACATGGCGAAGAATTAATCCtcgataatataaaatatttgagtgTAAAAGCTGAACAAGTACATTTCTTATCGTGGGGTTTAAACCCCCATACTGGGGCTGAGTTACCAG aTGGAACTGTAGAAATCTACGAAGTCAGGTCAGCTTACAATGATTTTCGAAATGGCGTTCAAAATCTGCTCTGTGGCAACTTCATGTGTCTATATGGATCTGAATGTAAAATGAAACTTTTAGAACAAGTATATTCAGCAGACGCTCTGAATAGAGCATCGGAAACTAGATCACGGCTAAGCCAATTATACAATGAAAAAAGTCTGGATCAAATTTGGAGCATCGACTACGTTACGTCGCTGATAAAGGAATTCAGTGACCCATGGGGTCTGTTCAATTACCAGttagaaaatgaaaattctgaaccATCGGCGATTCTACCGATCACTACTAATTATTTTTCTGATTCTGAATGGTTGTTCGTACAAACTACATATGTTATATTCAACCAGATTATTCTATCTCAGAATCCAATTCAACTACTTGACAGGTTCGCTGGATTAATTGTGATGTGTGAGTGCTCACACTTGACGGCTGGTGTACACTGTGAACAATGCATCAGCAATAGCTAA
- the LOC120332680 gene encoding ankyrin repeat domain-containing protein 60-like, translated as MSNATKEFSVDVLLKETNEVFTVKNVTVQMTVETLKVNLEIIAGIPKPLQRLMYLDEGDMEDNSTLQHHDIVSGAKITMKIWRTWMHLIQACVKGELREVMKLGVTPDSEYQDPNSNFMGKERRIDWFFERQSVALYVSAHRGRVDIMKKLISKGADVSKATKCGRTALHVAAASGRDACVDLLLSYGAGELIKSEDNFGKTPLLLASEWGHKSSERRLFLFQWQVRASQMKADVSKSDKDLMAHQMFDSSLKTHLQGCQSQLYFSNVLPPQEFEGTALESKHSKHYHKILQSELKREKNSKKNGAIKSKAKRKVRLS; from the exons ATGTCAAATGCAACAAAGGAATTCTCAGTAGACGTTCTTTTAAAAGAAACAAATGAAGTTTTCACGGTTAAAAATGTCACCGTTCAGATGACCGTTGAAACACTGAAAGTCAATTTGGAAATTATTGCAGGAATACCAAAACCTTTACAAAGGTTGATGTACTTGGACGAAG gTGACATGGAGGATAATAGCACTCTTCAACATCACGACATTGTTTCAGGAGCCAAAATTACAATGAAAATATGGCGAACATGGATGCACTTGATTCAAGCTTGTGTCAAAGGTGAACTCAGAGAG GTGATGAAATTAGGAGTAACaccagacagtgaatatcaagATCCAAATTCTAATTTCATGGGTAAAGAACGAAGGATTGATTGGTTTTTTGAACGACAATCTGTGGCATTATATGTATCTGCTCATCGGGGTCGAGTTGATATTATGAagaaattaatttcaaaag GTGCTGATGTGTCCAAAGCAACAAAATGTGGTAGGACTGCATTGCATGTAGCAGCAGCGTCTGGGCGAGATGCATGTGTTGATTTGTTATTATCATATGGTGCAG GTGAACTGATCAAATCAGAAGACAATTTTGGAAAAACACCACTTCTTCTTGCATCGGAATGGGGACATAAATCCAGCGAGAGACGATTGTTTTTATTCCAGTGGCAAGTTCGTGCTTCCCAGATGAAAGCCGATGTCAGTAAAAGCGATAAGGATTTAATGGCACATCAAATGTTTGATTCATCTCTCAAAACACACCTGCAAGGATGTCAAAGCCAgttgtatttttcaaatgtgCTACCACCACAG GAATTTGAAGGAACTGCGCTAGAGTCCAAGCACAGCAAACATTATCATAAAATACTACAGAGCGAATTAAAGAGAGAGAAGAATTCGAAAAAGAATGGTGCAATAAAGAGTAAAGCAAAACGGAAAGTTAGACTCTCATGA
- the LOC120332679 gene encoding small ribosomal subunit protein uS5m-like — MNVLRISVKNQFHFHVAILGQIKQERCIGHFQHSDSKTLWKSVKAETNKAGGRGKRTVKKKEIDFSVGKGKGEGREGYLWPGLNTDIEGKIMKRTPEEQASFEEKQKEKPDSKIRRKFKVDSSTRGWSGSNYGGQRILPPMDEDESLSQFDAFLLNVARVSHMRNSIGREYSFRSIVSVGNGNGTFGVAMATSSDVASASRKARMKALRRLQFIERFEDRTVYEDMYVNHHRTFMHIRQQPSGYGLRCHRAIITMCKLVGIEDLYVKTNGATTMLNLVKCFMKALLAQETHQQKADRLGYHIVEYDPLRDNYPLVLASPKNRVTKEEPYDEYKEYLNRPLITRDVRRSEGFHNHHWMGIRYGTSQGPPIPNATVIPDKLKRIKEAEL; from the exons ATGAATGTTTTAAGAATATCAGTCAAAAACCAATTTCATTTTCATGTTGCTATTTTGGGACAAATTAAACAAGAGAGATGTATCGGCCATTTTCAACATTCGGATAGCAAAACACTATGGAAATCAGTCAAAGCTGAAACCAATAAAGCTGGAGGCCGAGGGAAAAGAACTGTGAAAAAGAAGGAGATTGATTTTAGTGTTGGTAAAGGGAAAGGTGAAGGAAGAGAAGGATATTTATGGCCAGGTCTTAATACAGACATTGAAGGCAAAATCATGAAACGAACACCAGAGGAACAAGCTTCGTTTGAAGAGAAACAAAAGGAAAAACCTGATTCAAAAATTAGGAGGAAATTTAAGGTTGACAGTAGCACCAGAGGGTGGTCAGGGTCTAATTATGGAGGCCAACGCATTCTTCCACCAATGGATGAAGATGAGAGCTTATCTCAGTTTGATGCTTTTCTTTTGAACGTTGCCAGAGTTTCACATATGAGAAATAGTATTGGCCGAGAGTATTCATTTCGATCGATTGTTAGTGTTGGAAATGGAAATGGCACATTTGGTGTTGCAATGGCGACTTCAAGTGATGTTGCTTCTGCTTCTCGGAAAGCAAGAATGAAAGCACTTAGGAGGCTTCAATTTATAGAAAG GTTTGAAGATCGTACCGTTTACGAGGACATGTATGTGAACCATCATAGAACATTTATGCATATTCGACAACAGCCATCTGGATATGGTCTGCGATGTCATCGGGCTATTATAACTATGTGCAAGTTGGTTG GTATTGAAGATTTATATGTGAAGACAAATGGTGCCACCACTATGCTTAACCTTGTCAAATGCTTCATGAAAGCCTTACTTGCTCAAGAAACCCATCAACAAAAAGCTGACAGACTAGGGTACCATATTGTTGAGTATGATCCTCTACGAGACAATTACCCATTAGTTCTCGCCTCACCAAAAAATAGGGTTACCAAAGAAGAACCGTACGATGAATACAAAGAATATTTAAATCGACCTTTAATAACCAGGGATGTGCGACGAAGTGAAGGATTTCATAATCATCACTGGATGGGGATACGTTATGGTACTAGTCAAGGGCCTCCCATCCCTAATGCAACTGTAATACCAgacaaattaaaaagaataaaagaAGCAGAATTGTGA